One window from the genome of Cryptomeria japonica chromosome 6, Sugi_1.0, whole genome shotgun sequence encodes:
- the LOC131039292 gene encoding ATP-dependent DNA helicase RRM3-like, with translation MIVQGTAGTGKSFLIDCIRKQLNISTAMKQNPLLVLAPTGVATFNIQVTTIHAGLRIPIREMHPLTGQPLMTLQEQLKHIKYILIDEMSFLGLKLLLKIDSRLHQAFPDSQHESFGGVSIILVGDLAQLPPIMDKPIYASHSTALSLWHSFTTVVTLDTIFRQQGASIRQQQFRTILHNIRNAQALQHDW, from the coding sequence ATGATTGTTCAAGGCACTGCAGGCACTGGTAAATCATTTTTAATAGACTGCATTAGGAAACAATTGAACATATCTACAGCTATGAAGCAAAACCCATTGCTTGTTTTGGCACCAACAGGTGTTGCTACTTTTAATATACAAGTGACAACAATCCATGCAGGGTTACGCATACCTATAAGAGAAATGCATCCTTTGACAGGGCAGCCATTAATGACATTACAAGAACAGTTGAAACATATTAAATATATCCtgatagatgaaatgagctttttAGGCCTAAAATTACTACTAAAGATAGATAGTCGTTTGCACCAAGCATTCCCTGACAGTCAACATGAAAGCTTTGGTGGGGTGTCCATAATTCTTGTAGGTGATCTTGCTCAGCTCCCCCCTATAATGGATAAACCTATATATGCATCTCACTCTACAGCCCTCAGTTTATGGCACTCTTTTACTACTGTCGTAACATTGGACACTATTTTCCGGCAACAAGGTGCATCTATAAGACAGCAACAATTCAGAACAATCCTTCACAACATAAGAAATGCTCAAGCACTGCAACATGATTGGTAG